In Aythya fuligula isolate bAytFul2 chromosome 25, bAytFul2.pri, whole genome shotgun sequence, a single genomic region encodes these proteins:
- the RABIF gene encoding guanine nucleotide exchange factor MSS4, which yields MEPAAPSSPAPPAPAAPSPPSPSSSSPSSPSPSPAAAPGSAELVCAQGRNLKAVLCQRCGSRVLLPGAATFARRELLLPAMKKKAVAAAAASGGDVVQEHWLVRDMFSFENVGFTRDVGNVKFLVCADCEAGPIGWHCLDDKDSFYVALERVAHE from the exons ATGGAGCCGGCGGCGCCTTcatcccctgctcctcctgctcctgccgctccttctcctccttccccttcttcttcttctccttcttctccttctccttctcctgccGCCGCGCCCGGCTCGGCCGAGCTGGTGTGCGCGCAGGGCCGGAACCTGAAGGCGGTGCTGTGCCAGCGCTGCGGCtccagggtgctgctgcccggCGCCGCCACATTCGCTCGGcgggag ctcctcctgcccgccATGAAGAAGaaggcggtggcggcggcggcagcgagCGGCGGGGACGTGGTGCAGGAGCACTGGCTGGTGCGCGACATGTTCTCCTTCGAGAACGTGGGCTTCACCCGCGACGTGGGCAACGTCAAGTTCCTGGTGTGCGCCGACTGCGAGGCAGGGCCCATCGGCTGGCACTGCCTGGATGACAAGGACAGCTTCTACGTGGCACTGGAGCGCGTGGCCCACGAGTGA